One stretch of Brettanomyces nanus chromosome 4, complete sequence DNA includes these proteins:
- a CDS encoding uncharacterized protein (EggNog:ENOG41), producing MFAKSAKRVCSSVGRFAAVRAKSSLPEKLPEKLSAVPNKYNSKSSAFNLKPNMSDGLFYQPAPSPLDPKITPKAFLPDTDPRKVSDLYYPEEDRLIKDNVKYMPIIYKASRAKNYSMTKDDVIELQKMRDAGATRKQMKEKFKVSDFFISIATESNPEKIIREKKLLKKQVKRWSAKTSVARKLKEKQKLMWEADL from the coding sequence ATGTTCGCCAAATCTGCAAAAAGAGTATGCTCTTCTGTTGGCCGTTTTGCGGCTGTAAGGGCAAAGTCATCACTCCCCGAGAAACTCCCCGAGAAACTCTCGGCTGTTCCTAACAAATACaattccaaatcatcagCATTCAACCTTAAGCCAAATATGTCGGACGGTTTGTTTTATCAACCTGCACCTTCACCCCTCGATCCGAAAATTACACCAAAGGCATTTTTACCCGATACGGATCCAAGAAAAGTGTCTGATCTTTACTATCCCGAAGAAGATCGATTGATCAAAGACAACGTTAAATATATGCCAATAATATACAAAGCGAGCCGGGCCAAAAATTATTCCATGACCAAAGATGATGTTATAGAATTGCAGAAAATGAGAGATGCTGGTGCAACCAGAAAGCagatgaaagagaagttcAAAGTGTCGGACTTCTTTATCAGCATCGCCACAGAGTCCAATCCAGAAAAGATTATTCGGGAGAAGAAattattgaaaaagcaAGTGAAAAGATGGTCTGCAAAGACATCCGTTGCTCgaaagttgaaggagaagcaaaaGCTAATGTGGGAGGCCGACCTTTGA